In Candidatus Defluviibacterium haderslevense, the following are encoded in one genomic region:
- a CDS encoding methyltransferase domain-containing protein translates to MSKNKLEYIHGFSEIEQERLLFQNQVLSPLIYENIDLNPYNRILEIGCGVGAQMIEMLNRFPHIHITGVDISDVQVGKARLNLQHSNIDPSKYELHCMDITQAHALSKEFEAVVMIWVLEHVSNDLEILSAAKDHLIPNGQLFLTEVYNDSLGFFPPQDDILLHWNKMNAFQKSIGGNGNIGIELGSTLKKLNFRNIEIKPYPILYDTTKLELRTEFFEYWISLMESGSKTMIELNKIQSSEWENVKNQLIQVSRNEEAVFFYNFIQAFAFK, encoded by the coding sequence ATGTCAAAAAACAAATTAGAATACATCCATGGTTTTTCTGAAATAGAACAAGAACGATTGTTATTTCAAAATCAAGTATTAAGTCCTTTGATTTATGAAAACATTGATTTGAATCCATATAACAGAATTCTAGAAATAGGTTGCGGGGTGGGGGCCCAGATGATTGAAATGTTGAATCGATTTCCTCATATTCACATTACGGGTGTTGATATATCTGATGTACAAGTTGGCAAAGCTAGGTTGAATTTGCAACATTCAAATATTGATCCTTCAAAGTATGAATTGCATTGTATGGATATAACTCAAGCTCATGCATTGTCAAAAGAATTTGAAGCAGTCGTAATGATATGGGTTTTAGAACATGTTTCCAATGACCTAGAAATTTTGTCAGCGGCAAAGGATCATTTAATTCCCAATGGTCAGTTATTTTTAACCGAAGTTTATAACGACAGTCTTGGTTTTTTTCCACCACAGGATGACATCTTATTGCATTGGAATAAAATGAATGCGTTTCAAAAATCAATTGGAGGTAATGGAAATATAGGTATTGAATTGGGAAGCACGCTTAAGAAACTTAATTTTCGAAATATTGAAATTAAACCATATCCAATACTTTACGATACTACTAAACTTGAGCTTAGAACCGAATTTTTCGAATACTGGATTTCATTAATGGAAAGTGGTAGTAAGACCATGATAGAACTTAATAAAATCCAGTCATCTGAATGGGAAAATGTCAAAAATCAATTAATTCAAGTTTCCAGGAATGAAGAAGCAGTTTTCTTTTATAACTTTATCCAGGCATTTGCCTTCAAATAA
- a CDS encoding RluA family pseudouridine synthase, which yields MFEVVFEDPYILIVNKPAGLQVEPDKMGHPNLFDEVSIYINSNSKSKQIFLAHRLDRLTCGLVMFAKKKQALLLLQEQFVSRSIVKKYFAFVEGQLIPEICHCEHYMIKDLKEFRSHVFNENRKGTKKVSLSYQVLGFRNNLSTLDIVLHTGFYHQIRAQLSHLGYPIWNDVHYGGKVQSKEVAIGLQAYAITFKHPISNEQMTIEIEKTYLF from the coding sequence TTGTTCGAAGTTGTATTTGAAGATCCATATATATTGATTGTAAACAAGCCGGCAGGACTCCAGGTGGAACCAGACAAAATGGGACATCCCAATTTATTTGATGAAGTATCCATTTACATCAATTCAAATAGTAAATCAAAACAAATTTTTCTTGCTCATAGGTTAGATAGATTAACGTGTGGATTGGTCATGTTCGCAAAGAAAAAGCAGGCCTTGCTTCTTTTGCAGGAACAATTTGTTTCAAGATCTATTGTTAAGAAATATTTCGCTTTCGTTGAAGGGCAATTAATACCTGAGATTTGTCATTGTGAACATTATATGATTAAAGATCTTAAAGAGTTCAGATCTCATGTCTTTAATGAAAACAGGAAAGGAACAAAGAAAGTGTCATTGTCTTATCAGGTTCTTGGATTTAGAAATAATTTATCTACTTTGGATATTGTACTTCATACAGGATTTTATCACCAAATAAGGGCTCAGCTGTCTCATTTAGGTTATCCCATATGGAATGATGTTCACTATGGCGGCAAAGTCCAAAGTAAGGAAGTTGCAATTGGCTTACAAGCATATGCTATTACATTTAAACATCCAATAAGTAATGAACAAATGACGATTGAGATTGAAAAAACTTATTTATTTTAA
- a CDS encoding gliding motility-associated C-terminal domain-containing protein, translated as MQFKVIVFIILLISITRSESFGQCIGLDADAGPDLFTCDPTMMVQLMGSILGTYNRLMWTPSAGLSDSKILDPMVTLKTPGIYKFKLTAEGLSTNNLIINGDFESGNTGFSTGYNFSPVNTTEGEYIVTANPSTWNGGFSPCGDHTSGGGNMLLLNGHPNAGTNCWCQTIATVPGRTYEFSFWSQSVVASNIAQLGVKLNGNAIGSTIAGGLCAWELFTVTFVATSASSQLCIAETSGIRGGNDFALDDITLFEKCIDEDEVIVEIVDLKAVLDIPKRPKCSSEVFDLAGIGSSTGPKIRYEWSTDIGKIISQNGFNAKAKGSGTYTLKVIYTNGTIICEKEVSIDYMAPDELFGEMKGVGIANCRLDTINLDANVLTGSGDYTYRWSPDSLILIGQNTDRVKVIQPGIYNVTVTDKTTGCELILDYEVTQDTLHPNASVKGDTLIDCTKNAVALNSLLTDTSRYQFIWTKPDQTQIKDSVKIKSNLSGKYTLTVIDKKNYCQDTRDWYVTVDSLVPQIDLGTDLVIDCKNNGVNIIPTETSQTGMFGYYWNLPSGALGKETNLLDKMSVQSGQVILKVINEQNGCASSDTLLINDVRQLPIIDAGVNDLLTCKINSINLQGSGPTNANTKINWTTNGGNISSNPNSYTPIINKSGWYIMTVTDTSNSCSSIDSVFIDENRIAPVAQLGPDLVFKCSDTLITINANGSSQGNNIQYNWSSINGTIKKGQGTRQIEVSSSGDYKLEVIDTINGCRDTASIKVTPDQNSPIASINKPDTLTCKVIEITLNAMAQSQSGNALSYQWKGSGGVIQNPTTLNPKVDQPGTYILEVFDQVNGCSTQVVTNVILDNEMPMPNAGKDELLNCKVTQISLDASKSTAKHGMNFQWSTTNGSVISNPNQTKINIQSPGLYIMEVTDSYTGCLSTDTVEVKSDVQKPIANILNSDTLNCRNATVQINGLGSSIGNRMQYNWTSTNGNILSDPKQLIIDVDRAGMYIIEVLDSVNGCVSYDTIQVIENKLKPIITIDNPKLLTCKILSTDLSAQLNNVSPNYTIQWHTNNGQIVSGQNTLNPKVNLKGIYYLKIINTENGCESIDSVTVSQNTNYPTQVNADVIQPKCPNESGVLQINGIIGGEPPLSYYVDSKINANTFITGLVAGKHALKIVDANGCELDYDFDIVTTTPISVDLIPSVKINEGESYNIIPVYSIPDDSIQSVNWSPSIHLSCSDCLYPKVNGLNTTTTYVVTYTNKNGCSASDQITISVIKKGIWIPNIFSPNGDQVNDHFYPVLSDDSYKEIKSMSIYNRWGERIFLKEHFQPNNTLEGWDGTSRGLKLNPDVFIYSIEVLWNSGETEKFHGDVTLIK; from the coding sequence ATGCAATTTAAAGTTATTGTTTTTATCATTTTATTGATAAGTATCACAAGGTCAGAATCATTTGGTCAATGTATTGGCTTAGATGCAGATGCTGGGCCTGATTTGTTTACTTGTGATCCAACAATGATGGTTCAATTGATGGGATCAATTCTAGGAACTTATAATAGATTGATGTGGACTCCTTCAGCAGGATTAAGCGATTCGAAGATCCTAGATCCAATGGTCACCCTTAAAACACCCGGCATTTATAAATTCAAATTAACTGCAGAAGGTCTTTCTACGAATAATTTAATTATAAACGGGGATTTTGAATCTGGAAATACAGGATTTAGTACAGGATATAATTTTTCTCCAGTAAATACAACTGAAGGTGAATATATCGTAACAGCTAATCCATCTACATGGAATGGTGGATTTTCACCATGTGGTGATCATACTTCCGGCGGTGGAAATATGCTTTTGTTGAATGGGCATCCGAATGCTGGAACCAATTGTTGGTGTCAAACTATTGCAACTGTACCAGGAAGAACTTATGAATTTTCTTTCTGGAGTCAATCCGTTGTGGCTTCTAATATTGCACAATTAGGTGTTAAACTAAATGGAAATGCAATTGGGTCTACAATAGCTGGTGGTCTATGTGCATGGGAACTTTTTACAGTAACATTCGTTGCTACATCTGCTTCTTCTCAACTGTGTATCGCTGAAACTTCAGGAATTAGAGGTGGAAATGACTTTGCACTTGATGATATCACATTATTTGAAAAATGTATAGATGAAGATGAAGTGATTGTAGAGATCGTCGATTTAAAAGCAGTACTAGATATTCCGAAGCGTCCGAAGTGTTCATCAGAAGTATTCGACCTTGCAGGAATTGGATCCAGTACGGGCCCTAAAATCAGATATGAATGGTCTACAGATATAGGAAAAATTATTTCACAAAATGGATTCAATGCAAAAGCAAAAGGGTCTGGAACATATACTTTGAAAGTAATCTATACCAATGGAACAATAATATGTGAGAAAGAAGTAAGTATAGATTACATGGCGCCAGATGAATTGTTTGGTGAAATGAAAGGAGTAGGAATTGCAAATTGTCGATTGGATACGATTAATTTAGATGCGAATGTATTAACCGGAAGTGGAGATTATACGTATCGATGGAGTCCTGATTCTTTAATCCTAATAGGTCAAAATACAGATCGCGTAAAAGTAATCCAACCGGGTATCTATAACGTAACAGTTACAGATAAAACCACAGGATGCGAATTGATACTGGATTATGAAGTCACGCAAGATACTTTGCACCCAAATGCAAGTGTAAAAGGCGATACCTTAATCGATTGCACAAAGAATGCAGTGGCTTTAAATTCATTGTTAACAGATACTTCCAGATATCAGTTCATATGGACTAAACCCGATCAAACACAAATAAAAGATTCTGTAAAAATCAAAAGTAATTTATCAGGAAAATATACACTTACAGTAATCGATAAAAAGAATTATTGTCAGGATACCAGAGACTGGTATGTTACAGTGGACTCCTTGGTTCCACAAATAGATTTGGGAACTGACTTAGTTATTGACTGTAAAAATAATGGTGTAAATATTATACCTACAGAAACATCCCAGACAGGAATGTTTGGATACTATTGGAATCTACCATCGGGGGCATTAGGGAAAGAGACTAATTTGCTTGATAAAATGAGTGTTCAATCAGGTCAGGTAATACTCAAAGTGATTAATGAACAAAACGGATGCGCTAGCTCAGATACTTTATTGATCAATGATGTCAGACAATTGCCAATCATTGATGCAGGAGTGAATGATTTATTGACATGCAAAATCAATTCGATAAATCTCCAAGGAAGTGGACCAACCAATGCAAATACTAAAATCAATTGGACAACGAATGGAGGAAATATAAGCTCGAATCCAAATAGTTATACACCCATCATAAATAAATCAGGTTGGTATATCATGACAGTGACTGATACCAGTAATTCCTGTAGTAGTATAGATTCAGTATTTATTGATGAAAACAGAATTGCGCCAGTAGCACAATTAGGCCCAGACTTAGTATTCAAATGTTCAGATACATTAATTACTATTAATGCAAATGGATCAAGTCAAGGAAACAATATCCAATACAACTGGTCGAGTATAAACGGAACGATCAAAAAAGGTCAAGGAACCCGACAAATTGAAGTATCATCATCAGGAGATTACAAATTGGAAGTCATTGATACAATTAATGGATGTAGAGATACCGCATCCATCAAAGTGACACCGGATCAAAACAGTCCGATAGCAAGTATTAATAAACCAGATACCTTGACGTGTAAAGTTATAGAGATTACCTTAAACGCAATGGCCCAATCACAAAGCGGCAATGCATTAAGTTATCAATGGAAGGGTAGTGGTGGCGTGATACAAAATCCAACAACATTAAATCCCAAAGTAGACCAACCAGGAACGTATATCCTGGAAGTATTCGATCAGGTCAATGGATGTAGTACGCAGGTAGTGACTAATGTGATTTTGGATAATGAAATGCCCATGCCTAATGCAGGAAAAGATGAACTGTTGAATTGTAAGGTGACCCAAATCAGTTTAGATGCATCGAAGTCCACTGCAAAGCATGGAATGAACTTCCAATGGTCGACTACTAATGGAAGTGTAATAAGTAATCCCAATCAAACAAAAATAAATATACAATCTCCTGGATTGTATATCATGGAAGTAACAGATTCTTATACAGGATGCTTGTCTACTGATACTGTTGAAGTTAAATCCGATGTACAAAAGCCAATTGCGAATATCTTGAATTCAGATACTTTGAATTGTCGAAATGCAACAGTACAAATAAATGGATTGGGTTCCAGTATTGGGAATAGGATGCAATATAATTGGACAAGTACCAATGGAAATATTCTATCAGATCCAAAACAATTAATCATTGATGTAGATCGAGCAGGAATGTATATCATAGAAGTTTTAGATAGTGTTAATGGTTGTGTGTCGTATGATACGATCCAAGTAATAGAAAATAAATTGAAACCCATTATTACAATTGACAATCCAAAATTATTAACATGCAAAATATTAAGTACAGATCTATCGGCACAATTGAATAATGTAAGTCCAAATTATACCATACAATGGCATACAAATAATGGACAAATTGTTAGCGGGCAAAACACCCTAAATCCTAAAGTAAATCTCAAGGGAATCTATTATTTAAAAATAATAAATACAGAAAATGGATGTGAGTCTATAGATTCGGTAACAGTAAGTCAAAATACAAATTACCCAACACAAGTTAATGCAGATGTGATTCAGCCTAAATGTCCAAATGAATCAGGAGTGCTGCAGATCAATGGAATTATTGGTGGCGAACCACCATTGAGTTATTATGTAGATTCAAAAATAAATGCCAATACATTTATAACCGGTCTTGTAGCAGGAAAACATGCATTAAAAATAGTAGATGCCAACGGTTGTGAATTGGACTATGATTTTGATATAGTAACGACCACTCCTATATCAGTAGATTTGATTCCTAGTGTAAAAATAAATGAGGGTGAAAGTTATAACATCATTCCTGTGTATTCCATTCCTGATGATTCGATCCAATCTGTGAATTGGTCACCTTCGATACACTTATCATGTTCAGATTGTTTATATCCGAAAGTCAATGGATTAAATACCACGACAACGTATGTAGTGACTTACACCAACAAAAATGGATGTTCTGCTTCAGATCAAATCACTATAAGCGTCATCAAAAAAGGAATCTGGATACCGAATATATTTAGCCCTAATGGGGATCAGGTGAACGATCATTTTTATCCGGTATTATCAGATGATTCTTACAAAGAAATAAAAAGCATGTCGATTTATAATCGTTGGGGAGAACGGATATTTTTAAAAGAACATTTCCAACCGAATAATACTTTGGAAGGATGGGATGGAACAAGTAGAGGTCTTAAATTGAATCCGGATGTGTTCATTTATTCAATTGAAGTTCTTTGGAATTCAGGTGAAACTGAAAAATTTCATGGGGATGTTACCTTGATCAAATAA
- a CDS encoding gliding motility-associated C-terminal domain-containing protein — protein MRIKIQVFIYIILFLSVNKSNLFSQCAGLDADAGPDLFTCDPNMMVQLMGSIQGTYKKFMWTPSVGLSNAQVLDPMVTQKSPGIYKFKLTAEGLTSTNLVTNGDFENGNSGFSSEYNFGIPGSPFGPDWYGVGTNPQAYNSGFTNCGDNTSGGGNMLIVDGSTTPGKKVWCQTVPVTVGKTYQLEFYSMSVFPVAPGVISIVVNGTNIGTTTVSGMCDWVKFEACFVATSGSAQICLTEVSGIGYGNDFAIDDIALYEKCIDEDEVIVEIVDLKAVLNIPKRPKCSSEVFDLAGIGSSTGAKIRYEWSTDIGKIISQNGFNAKAKGSGTYTLKVIYTNGTVICEKEISVDYMAPDELFGELKGLGISNCRLDTINLDANILTGSGDYTYRWSPDSLILMGQNTERIKVVQPGTYTVTVTDKTTGCELLLDYEVKQDTLHPIASVQGDTLIDCTKNAVALNSLLTDTSRYQFIWTKPDQTQIKDSVKIKSNLSGKYTLTVIDKKNYCQDTREWNVTVDSLFPQIDLGTDLVIDCKNNGVNIIPKETSQIGMFGYYWNLPTGALNKETKLLDKISTQSGQVILKVINEQNGCATSDTLEIKDVRQLPIIDAGVNDLLTCKINAKVLNGNGPTNSNTIIQWTTNGGNISSNPNIYTPIINKSGWYIMTVTDTSNSCSSIDSVFIDENKIAPVAQLGPDLVFKCSDTLITINASGSSQGSNIQYNWSSINGTIKKGQGTQQIDVTSSGNYTLEVIDTINGCRDTASIKVTPDQNSPIASISKPDTLTCKVIEITLNAMAQSQSGNALSYQWKSSGGVIQNPTTLNPKVSQPGMYILEVLDQVNGCSTQVVTNVILDNELPMPNAGKDELLNCKVTQINLDASKSTAKHGTIFKWSTTNGIITGNPNQPKINIQSPGMYIIEVTDNYTGCISTDTVEVKSDVQKPIANISNSDTLNCRNATVQINGLGSSIGNRMQYNWTSTNGNILSDPKQLIIDVDRAGMYIIEVLDSVNGCVSYDTIQVIENKLKPIITIDNPKLLTCKILSTDLSAQLNNVSPNHTIQWHTNIGQIVSGKNTLNPKVNLKGIYYIKIINTENGCESTDSVTVSQNTNYPTQVNADVIQPKCPNESGALQINGIIGGEPPLSYYVDSKINANTFITGLVAGKHALKIVDANGCELDYDFDIVTTTHISVDLIPSVKINEGESYNIIPVYSIPDDSIQSVNWSPSIHLSCSDCLYPKVNGLNTTTTYVVTYTNKNGCSASDQITISVIKKGIWIPNVFSPNGDQVNDHFYPVLSDDSYKEIKSMSIYNRWGERIFLKEHFQPNNTLEGWDGTNRGLKLNPDVFIYSIEVLWNSGETEKFHGDVTLIK, from the coding sequence ATGCGTATTAAAATCCAGGTTTTTATATATATCATTTTATTCTTAAGTGTAAATAAGAGTAATTTATTTTCACAATGTGCGGGGTTAGACGCAGATGCCGGACCAGATTTGTTTACTTGTGATCCTAACATGATGGTTCAATTGATGGGATCAATTCAAGGAACTTATAAGAAATTTATGTGGACCCCTTCAGTAGGATTAAGTAATGCTCAAGTTCTTGATCCAATGGTCACTCAGAAATCTCCAGGTATTTATAAATTTAAATTGACAGCTGAAGGATTAACTTCAACCAACTTAGTAACTAATGGTGATTTTGAAAATGGAAATAGTGGATTTTCGTCTGAATATAATTTCGGAATCCCAGGAAGTCCTTTTGGACCTGATTGGTACGGCGTTGGGACTAATCCTCAAGCTTATAACTCTGGCTTTACTAATTGTGGTGATAATACTTCAGGGGGTGGCAATATGCTAATTGTTGATGGTTCTACAACACCAGGAAAAAAAGTTTGGTGTCAAACAGTTCCAGTAACTGTTGGAAAAACCTACCAATTGGAATTTTATAGCATGAGTGTATTTCCAGTAGCACCTGGTGTTATAAGTATTGTTGTTAATGGGACTAATATTGGAACAACCACTGTAAGTGGAATGTGTGATTGGGTAAAATTTGAAGCTTGTTTTGTCGCTACTTCAGGCTCAGCACAAATATGTTTAACAGAAGTTAGTGGAATTGGTTATGGTAATGATTTTGCAATCGATGACATCGCCTTATACGAAAAATGTATAGACGAAGATGAAGTGATCGTAGAGATCGTCGATTTGAAAGCAGTACTAAATATTCCGAAGCGCCCGAAGTGTTCATCGGAAGTATTCGATCTTGCAGGAATTGGATCCAGTACGGGCGCTAAAATCAGATATGAATGGTCTACTGATATTGGAAAAATCATATCGCAAAATGGGTTTAATGCCAAGGCAAAAGGGTCAGGAACTTACACTTTAAAAGTGATCTACACCAATGGAACAGTAATATGTGAGAAAGAAATAAGTGTAGATTATATGGCACCGGATGAATTGTTTGGCGAATTGAAAGGTTTAGGCATTTCAAATTGTCGATTGGATACGATTAATTTAGATGCGAATATATTAACCGGAAGTGGAGATTATACGTATCGATGGAGTCCAGATTCATTAATATTAATGGGTCAAAATACGGAACGAATAAAAGTAGTTCAACCGGGTACTTATACGGTAACGGTAACTGATAAAACAACAGGTTGTGAATTGTTATTGGATTATGAAGTGAAACAAGATACCTTGCATCCAATCGCAAGTGTACAAGGCGATACCTTAATCGATTGCACAAAGAATGCAGTGGCTTTAAATTCATTATTAACAGATACTTCCAGATATCAGTTTATTTGGACTAAACCAGATCAAACACAAATTAAAGATTCTGTAAAAATCAAAAGTAATTTATCTGGAAAATATACACTTACAGTAATCGATAAAAAGAATTATTGTCAGGACACCCGAGAATGGAATGTTACAGTGGACTCCTTGTTTCCACAAATAGATTTGGGAACTGACTTAGTCATTGACTGTAAAAATAATGGTGTAAATATTATACCTAAAGAAACATCTCAGATAGGTATGTTTGGTTATTACTGGAATCTGCCAACAGGTGCATTAAACAAAGAAACCAAACTACTTGATAAAATAAGTACACAATCAGGTCAGGTAATACTGAAAGTGATTAATGAACAAAACGGATGTGCTACCTCGGATACTTTAGAGATTAAGGATGTAAGGCAATTGCCAATCATAGATGCAGGAGTAAATGATTTATTGACTTGCAAGATAAATGCCAAAGTGCTAAACGGAAATGGACCAACCAATTCAAACACCATAATTCAATGGACAACGAATGGAGGAAATATAAGCTCGAATCCAAATATTTATACACCCATCATAAATAAATCAGGTTGGTATATCATGACAGTGACTGATACCAGTAATTCCTGTAGTAGTATAGATTCAGTATTTATTGATGAAAACAAAATAGCACCAGTAGCACAATTAGGCCCGGATTTAGTATTCAAATGTTCAGATACTTTGATCACGATAAACGCATCAGGATCAAGTCAGGGAAGTAACATCCAATACAACTGGTCGAGTATAAACGGAACGATCAAAAAAGGTCAGGGAACCCAACAAATCGATGTAACATCGTCTGGGAATTATACTTTAGAGGTGATCGATACAATCAATGGATGTAGAGATACCGCATCCATCAAAGTGACACCGGATCAAAACAGTCCGATAGCAAGTATTAGTAAACCAGATACCTTGACGTGTAAAGTGATAGAGATAACCTTAAACGCAATGGCCCAATCACAAAGCGGCAATGCATTAAGTTATCAATGGAAGAGTAGTGGTGGCGTAATACAAAATCCAACAACCTTAAATCCCAAAGTAAGTCAACCTGGAATGTATATCCTGGAAGTATTAGATCAGGTCAATGGTTGTAGTACTCAGGTAGTGACTAATGTGATTTTGGATAATGAACTGCCCATGCCTAATGCTGGAAAAGATGAACTGTTGAATTGTAAGGTGACCCAAATCAATTTAGATGCATCGAAGTCCACTGCAAAACACGGGACGATATTCAAATGGTCAACCACCAATGGAATCATAACTGGTAATCCAAATCAACCGAAAATAAATATACAATCACCGGGAATGTACATCATAGAAGTAACAGATAATTATACAGGATGCATATCAACAGATACCGTAGAAGTAAAATCCGATGTACAAAAGCCAATAGCGAATATCAGTAATTCTGATACTTTGAATTGTCGAAATGCAACAGTACAAATAAATGGATTGGGTTCCAGTATTGGGAATAGGATGCAATATAATTGGACAAGTACCAATGGAAATATTCTATCAGATCCAAAACAATTAATCATTGATGTAGATCGAGCAGGAATGTATATCATAGAAGTTTTAGATAGTGTTAATGGTTGTGTGTCGTATGATACGATCCAAGTAATAGAAAATAAATTGAAACCCATTATTACAATTGACAATCCAAAATTATTAACATGCAAAATATTAAGTACAGATCTATCGGCACAATTGAATAATGTAAGTCCAAATCATACCATACAATGGCATACAAATATTGGACAAATTGTTAGCGGGAAAAACACCCTAAATCCTAAAGTAAATCTCAAGGGAATCTATTATATAAAAATAATAAATACTGAAAATGGATGTGAGTCTACAGATTCGGTAACAGTAAGTCAAAATACAAATTACCCTACGCAAGTTAATGCAGATGTGATTCAACCTAAATGTCCGAATGAATCAGGAGCGTTGCAGATCAATGGTATAATTGGAGGCGAACCACCATTGAGTTATTATGTAGATTCAAAAATAAATGCCAATACATTTATAACCGGTCTTGTAGCAGGAAAACATGCATTGAAAATAGTAGATGCCAATGGCTGTGAATTGGATTATGATTTTGATATAGTAACAACCACGCACATATCAGTAGATTTGATCCCTAGTGTAAAAATAAATGAGGGTGAAAGTTATAACATCATTCCTGTGTATTCCATTCCTGATGATTCGATCCAATCTGTGAATTGGTCACCTTCGATACACTTATCATGTTCAGATTGTTTATATCCGAAAGTCAATGGATTAAATACCACTACAACGTATGTAGTGACTTACACCAACAAAAATGGATGTTCTGCTTCAGATCAAATCACTATAAGCGTCATCAAAAAAGGAATCTGGATACCGAATGTATTTAGTCCAAATGGGGATCAGGTGAACGATCATTTTTATCCGGTATTATCGGATGATTCTTATAAAGAAATAAAAAGCATGTCGATATATAATCGTTGGGGAGAACGGATATTTCTAAAAGAACATTTCCAGCCGAATAATACTTTGGAAGGGTGGGATGGAACCAATAGAGGTCTTAAATTGAATCCGGATGTATTTATTTATTCTATAGAAGTACTTTGGAATTCAGGTGAAACTGAAAAATTTCATGGTGATGTTACATTAATAAAGTAA